One stretch of Candidatus Alcyoniella australis DNA includes these proteins:
- a CDS encoding flavodoxin, protein MASIGILYGSMSFNTRKAALLIKNMLNNGSNVHDIADCTAEDLLEYQTLIVGTSTWGFGDPQPDLEEFLPQLQKLDLQGKKVALFGVGDQRAYPDSFVNGLRPLYEALLACGAEVIGRWSAEGYDFIHSTALEDGRFIGLVLDEDNQSSMTVERVRAWVEQLRVELGL, encoded by the coding sequence ATGGCAAGCATCGGCATCCTTTACGGATCGATGAGCTTCAATACGCGCAAGGCAGCGCTGCTGATCAAGAACATGCTTAACAACGGCAGCAACGTGCACGATATCGCCGATTGCACGGCCGAGGACTTGTTGGAGTACCAGACCCTGATAGTCGGTACCTCGACCTGGGGCTTCGGCGACCCGCAGCCGGATTTGGAGGAATTCCTGCCCCAATTGCAAAAGCTCGACCTGCAGGGCAAGAAGGTCGCGCTGTTCGGCGTGGGAGACCAGCGGGCCTACCCCGACTCGTTCGTCAACGGACTGCGACCGCTGTACGAGGCGCTCCTTGCATGCGGAGCCGAGGTGATCGGCCGTTGGTCCGCCGAAGGCTATGATTTCATCCACTCGACGGCCTTGGAGGACGGGCGCTTTATCGGCCTGGTTCTCGACGAGGACAACCAATCTTCGATGACCGTCGAGCGGGTCCGAGCCTGGGTCGAGCAGCTGCGCGTTGAGCTCGGACTGTGA
- a CDS encoding MBL fold metallo-hydrolase: protein MKISVLASGSKGNSTYIQSQGVRLLVDAGLTLKELTVRLAQCGADPADLDGVFVTHEHIDHLRGVGPLARKHNVPVFAAQPVLDRLRSQGRIPEPRRIRSGVEVNVGPLSVRPFPISHDANEPLGYVLASNGFKLGYATDLGIATKLVAHHLAGCDALVLESNHDPQMLLDGPYPPDLKARIKGRRGHLSNQQSAELLVSLLHDRLRWVFLAHLSEENNKPELALACARRSVAGLCCPELTIVAADQHRPTELIEL from the coding sequence ATGAAAATCTCAGTCTTAGCCAGCGGCAGCAAGGGCAACTCGACCTATATCCAGAGCCAGGGCGTGCGGCTGCTGGTCGACGCCGGGCTGACGTTAAAGGAACTGACCGTGCGCTTGGCGCAGTGTGGAGCTGACCCTGCGGATCTGGACGGCGTGTTCGTAACCCACGAGCACATCGACCATCTGCGCGGCGTGGGGCCGCTGGCACGCAAGCACAATGTGCCGGTCTTTGCTGCCCAGCCGGTGCTGGACCGTCTGCGCAGTCAGGGACGGATTCCCGAGCCGCGGCGGATTCGTTCGGGAGTTGAGGTCAACGTCGGGCCGTTGAGTGTGCGGCCGTTTCCAATCAGCCACGATGCCAACGAGCCGCTGGGCTACGTGCTGGCGAGCAATGGATTTAAACTGGGCTACGCCACGGATCTGGGCATTGCCACCAAACTGGTGGCGCACCATCTGGCCGGCTGCGACGCGCTGGTGCTGGAGAGCAACCACGATCCGCAGATGCTGCTCGACGGGCCGTATCCGCCCGATCTCAAGGCGCGGATCAAGGGGCGTCGCGGGCATCTGTCCAACCAGCAGAGCGCCGAGCTTTTGGTCTCGCTGTTGCACGATCGGCTGCGCTGGGTGTTTCTGGCGCACCTGAGCGAGGAGAACAACAAGCCCGAGCTGGCCCTGGCCTGCGCGCGGCGTAGCGTGGCCGGACTGTGTTGCCCGGAGTTGACAATCGTGGCCGCCGACCAGCACCGGCCAACCGAGCTGATCGAGTTATAA
- the purB gene encoding adenylosuccinate lyase, whose protein sequence is MIPRYSREKMAGIWTDKSRFDIWFEIELAALEAMAAEGIVPAAAWEQVRSEAVEVRIDPERILEIEARTRHDVVAFIWHIGEQMGEGRRWLHFGMTSSDVLDTCYAIQICRCADILLDDLEQLAAALKERALEHKQTLMIGRSHGIHAEPITLGLKLAIWYDETRRNIERLRAARKSMAVGKLSGAVGTFAHLPPQVEARVCAKLGLDPAPASNQIVQRDRHAQFFTTLAVIGGTMEKIATEIRHLQRTEVYEAEEPFAVGQTGSSAMPHKRNPIRSENLCGIARLMRSYAMAALENQALWHERDISHSSVERMIGPDATVTLDFGLDRLARLIRGWVIYPERMKRNLALMGGLEASQSLLLMLAQKGLPRDEAYKLVQRNAMQVWEQGADFKKTLLADAELIGHIGVEAIEQALDIGRHTRYVDEIFARVFGAQEAD, encoded by the coding sequence GTGATCCCACGTTATTCACGCGAGAAAATGGCCGGGATCTGGACCGACAAGTCGCGGTTCGATATCTGGTTCGAGATCGAGCTCGCAGCCCTTGAGGCGATGGCCGCCGAGGGGATCGTACCCGCAGCGGCCTGGGAGCAGGTCCGTAGCGAGGCGGTGGAGGTCCGGATCGACCCCGAGCGCATTCTCGAGATCGAGGCGCGCACGCGGCACGACGTGGTGGCGTTCATCTGGCACATCGGCGAGCAGATGGGCGAGGGCCGGCGTTGGCTGCACTTTGGCATGACCAGCTCCGATGTGCTGGACACCTGCTACGCGATCCAGATTTGCCGTTGTGCGGATATTCTGCTGGACGATCTGGAGCAGTTGGCCGCGGCGCTCAAGGAGCGCGCCTTGGAGCACAAGCAGACGCTGATGATCGGCCGCAGCCACGGGATTCACGCCGAGCCGATCACCCTGGGGCTCAAGCTGGCGATCTGGTACGACGAGACCCGGCGCAACATCGAGCGGCTGCGGGCCGCACGCAAGAGCATGGCCGTGGGCAAGCTCAGCGGAGCGGTGGGCACCTTCGCCCATCTGCCGCCGCAGGTCGAGGCCCGGGTCTGCGCCAAGCTCGGGCTCGATCCGGCTCCGGCCTCGAACCAGATCGTACAGCGCGACCGGCACGCGCAGTTCTTCACCACCCTGGCGGTGATCGGCGGCACCATGGAAAAGATCGCCACCGAGATCCGCCATCTGCAACGCACCGAGGTCTACGAGGCTGAGGAGCCGTTCGCCGTGGGCCAGACCGGCAGCTCGGCCATGCCGCACAAGCGCAACCCGATCCGCTCGGAGAACCTGTGCGGCATCGCGCGACTGATGCGCTCCTATGCAATGGCCGCGTTGGAGAATCAGGCGTTGTGGCACGAGCGCGATATCAGTCACAGCTCGGTCGAGCGCATGATCGGGCCCGACGCCACCGTGACCCTGGATTTCGGCCTCGACCGGCTCGCCCGGCTGATCCGCGGCTGGGTGATCTACCCCGAGCGCATGAAGCGCAACCTCGCGCTGATGGGCGGGCTGGAGGCCAGCCAGTCGCTGCTGCTGATGCTGGCGCAAAAGGGGCTGCCGCGCGACGAGGCTTACAAGCTGGTGCAACGCAACGCGATGCAGGTTTGGGAGCAGGGGGCCGACTTTAAAAAGACGTTGCTCGCCGACGCTGAGCTGATTGGGCACATCGGGGTCGAGGCGATCGAGCAGGCGTTGGACATCGGGCGTCACACGCGCTACGTGGACGAGATCTTCGCGCGTGTCTTCGGCGCGCAGGAGGCCGATTGA
- the purF gene encoding amidophosphoribosyltransferase, translating into MNDDRFHDECGVIGIYGHPEASKLAYLGLYALQHRGQESAGIAAYNGKRVELHRGMGLVNEVFDDQALAALPGSTAIGHVRYSTYGQSVAANVQPLAVDYARGYLAIAHNGSLVNAGRIREHLEREGSIFRTSTDTEVLAHLIASSRADGFLGRLLDALSRVHGAYSQTIITEQMLIGVRDPLGFRPLVLGRRSDRTWVLASETCALDLIEADFVREVEPGEIVIIHQGDLHSYFPFPKQRLRQCVFEYVYFARPDSFIFGHDVYDVRRRMGHQLALEQPAEADVVFCVPDSGATAALGYAEQLGMPLSNGLIRNHYVGRTFIEPAQSIRHFGVKVKLNPIRAVIKGRRCVVIDDSIVRGTTMRKIVRMIRAAGATEVHLRISSPPTVGQCHYGIDTPTREELIAARLDLEGIREFIGADSLGYLSIEGMLAAIGDNQDDFCCACFNHDYPIEPEKEGSRRQMTLFD; encoded by the coding sequence TTGAACGACGACCGTTTTCACGACGAGTGCGGCGTGATCGGGATCTACGGCCATCCCGAGGCTTCCAAGCTGGCCTACCTCGGACTCTACGCCCTGCAGCACCGCGGCCAGGAGAGCGCGGGGATCGCGGCCTACAACGGCAAGCGGGTCGAGCTGCACCGCGGAATGGGGCTGGTCAACGAGGTCTTCGACGACCAGGCGCTGGCCGCACTGCCCGGTTCGACGGCTATCGGCCACGTGCGCTATTCGACCTACGGCCAGAGCGTAGCGGCCAACGTCCAGCCGCTGGCGGTCGATTATGCGCGCGGCTATCTGGCAATCGCGCACAACGGCAGCCTGGTCAACGCCGGACGAATCCGCGAACATCTCGAGCGCGAGGGCTCGATCTTCCGCACCAGCACCGACACCGAGGTGCTGGCGCATTTGATCGCCTCGAGCCGCGCCGACGGGTTTCTCGGCCGGCTGCTCGACGCGCTGAGCCGCGTGCACGGCGCGTACTCGCAGACGATCATCACCGAGCAGATGCTGATCGGCGTGCGCGACCCGCTGGGCTTCCGGCCGCTGGTGCTGGGCCGCCGCAGCGACCGCACCTGGGTGCTGGCCTCCGAGACCTGCGCCCTGGACCTGATCGAGGCCGACTTCGTGCGCGAGGTGGAGCCCGGCGAAATCGTAATCATCCACCAGGGCGACCTGCACTCGTACTTCCCGTTTCCCAAGCAGCGGCTGCGGCAGTGCGTGTTCGAGTACGTCTACTTCGCGCGACCCGACTCGTTCATCTTCGGCCACGACGTCTACGACGTGCGGCGCAGGATGGGACATCAACTGGCGTTGGAGCAACCGGCGGAGGCCGACGTGGTGTTCTGCGTGCCCGACTCGGGCGCGACCGCGGCCCTGGGCTACGCCGAGCAGCTCGGGATGCCGCTGAGCAACGGCCTGATCCGCAACCACTACGTGGGCCGCACGTTCATCGAGCCCGCGCAGTCGATCCGCCACTTCGGCGTCAAGGTCAAGCTCAACCCGATCCGCGCCGTGATCAAGGGACGGCGCTGCGTGGTGATCGACGACTCGATCGTGCGCGGCACCACCATGCGCAAGATCGTGCGCATGATTCGCGCGGCCGGCGCGACCGAGGTCCACTTGCGGATCTCGAGCCCGCCGACCGTCGGCCAGTGCCACTACGGCATCGACACCCCGACCCGCGAGGAGCTGATCGCCGCGCGGCTCGACCTGGAGGGAATCCGCGAGTTTATCGGCGCCGACAGTCTGGGCTACCTCTCGATCGAGGGCATGCTTGCAGCCATCGGCGACAACCAAGACGACTTCTGCTGCGCCTGCTTCAACCACGACTATCCGATCGAGCCCGAGAAAGAGGGCTCGCGCAGGCAGATGACGCTTTTCGACTGA
- the pyrE gene encoding orotate phosphoribosyltransferase, with product MDMKIDVRQLKQELVELVRERSYEQRRVVLASGRESDFYFDGKQTTLHPRGAYLVGTLLFEQLKLGPAVQAVGGPTLGADPMVASLALVSSLRDEPIPAFIVRKEPKGHGTMSWIEGGKNIPDGAQVAVVEDVVTTGGSTLKAIGHIEDAGFKVLRVICLVDRQEGGAENLAQHGYKLEPLLTREEVAR from the coding sequence ATGGACATGAAGATCGACGTACGGCAACTAAAACAAGAGCTGGTCGAGCTGGTGCGCGAGCGCAGCTACGAGCAACGACGCGTGGTCTTGGCCTCGGGCCGCGAGTCGGACTTCTACTTCGACGGCAAGCAGACCACGCTGCACCCGCGCGGCGCCTACCTGGTCGGCACGCTGCTGTTCGAGCAGCTCAAGCTCGGACCGGCGGTGCAGGCCGTGGGCGGCCCGACTCTCGGGGCCGACCCGATGGTCGCTTCGCTGGCGCTGGTCAGCTCGCTGCGCGACGAGCCGATCCCGGCGTTCATCGTGCGCAAGGAGCCCAAGGGGCACGGCACCATGTCCTGGATCGAGGGCGGCAAGAACATCCCGGATGGCGCGCAGGTCGCAGTGGTCGAGGACGTCGTCACCACCGGCGGCTCCACGCTCAAGGCCATCGGCCACATTGAGGATGCCGGATTTAAGGTGCTGCGCGTGATTTGCCTGGTCGACCGCCAGGAGGGCGGAGCGGAGAACCTGGCGCAGCACGGCTACAAGCTCGAGCCGCTGCTGACCCGCGAGGAGGTTGCCCGATGA